Proteins from a genomic interval of Nostoc sp. TCL240-02:
- the cbiD gene encoding cobalt-precorrin-5B (C(1))-methyltransferase CbiD, whose protein sequence is MSRFGYTLPVFACAAAVAALHWLHDRKSLTFASVDLIEPSQMAEIPIEQVAGLFENTALAITRSDPGDNLDLTKDTPIWALVEWREQGETVIIKGGEGIGKQANADDKPAIYAYAQRLLKENLQRMLAPGEKITVTIILPEGRSLAVRTSNSAFGVVEGLSLLGTTGISQPLSTPDQLAVFRAELQNKASRFETLVFCIGENGLDLARKLGINPEQLVKTANWLGPMLVEADVLGVKEILLFGYHGKLMKLAGGIFHTHHYLADGRREILAAHCAIAGLKSADIQVVFNSTTAEAALTYLKSLDTATGSDWVNQVYSAIAETIDVRSQEYIQSHSERGTEVTVCGSILFDRDRKIIVKSKTAGLLMGKLC, encoded by the coding sequence ATGTCCCGTTTTGGATACACACTTCCCGTCTTTGCCTGTGCTGCTGCTGTTGCAGCTTTACACTGGTTACACGATCGCAAATCCCTAACTTTTGCCTCTGTAGATTTGATTGAACCGTCTCAAATGGCCGAAATCCCCATTGAACAGGTAGCAGGATTATTTGAGAATACAGCTTTAGCAATAACTCGCAGCGATCCCGGTGATAATCTTGATTTGACTAAAGATACACCGATTTGGGCATTGGTAGAATGGCGAGAACAGGGGGAGACTGTAATTATAAAAGGTGGAGAAGGAATTGGCAAACAGGCGAATGCTGATGACAAGCCAGCTATTTACGCTTATGCTCAAAGACTCTTAAAAGAAAACTTGCAACGAATGCTAGCACCAGGGGAAAAAATCACGGTGACGATTATTTTACCCGAAGGGCGATCGCTAGCTGTTCGGACTTCAAATTCTGCCTTTGGTGTGGTGGAAGGACTTTCGCTTTTAGGCACAACCGGTATTTCTCAACCTTTGAGTACACCAGATCAGCTTGCAGTTTTTCGGGCGGAATTACAAAATAAAGCCAGTCGTTTTGAGACTTTAGTATTCTGTATCGGTGAGAATGGTCTAGATTTAGCGCGTAAACTAGGGATTAATCCCGAACAATTGGTCAAAACTGCTAACTGGCTTGGCCCAATGTTAGTAGAAGCTGATGTGCTAGGCGTGAAAGAAATTTTATTATTTGGCTATCACGGGAAGCTGATGAAACTGGCGGGGGGAATTTTTCACACCCATCATTACTTGGCTGATGGACGTAGGGAAATTTTGGCAGCGCACTGTGCGATCGCAGGTTTAAAATCAGCAGATATCCAAGTTGTGTTTAACAGTACGACTGCCGAAGCTGCCTTAACATACTTAAAATCGCTAGATACTGCAACCGGCAGTGATTGGGTAAATCAAGTTTACAGTGCGATCGCAGAAACTATCGATGTTCGTTCCCAAGAATACATCCAAAGCCATAGTGAAAGGGGCACAGAGGTTACAGTCTGTGGCTCAATTCTCTTTGATCGCGATCGCAAAATTATCGTGAAGAGTAAAACTGCTGGTCTGTTAATGGGAAAATTATGTTAA
- the kdpA gene encoding potassium-transporting ATPase subunit KdpA yields MLEGLIQIALTLLIIVAITPFFGRYMARVYLEQSTFLDPILNPIERVLYALVGVKSKENMTGWQYGRAILYSNVAMGLLIFFIIMSQGWLPLNPTGIKAPTWDTALHTTISFITNTNQQHYSGETYMSYASQMWGLGYHMFTSAGTGLAVGIAFIRGLTGRSLGNFYVDLIRSITRILLPICIVGGIVLIAAGVPETLAGVAVFPTLEDPNISQAIARGPVAHFEIIKQLGENGGGFFAINSAHPFENPSAFTNLIQIVAMLSIPTSLIYTYGLFANNTKQALLLYGMIGVIFLGFLIVTAIGEYDGNPSVNTLLGSQQPNLEGKEVRFGWAESALFAVSTTGTMCGAVNSLHDSFMPAGGFIFLSNMFLQIIWGGQGTGTAYLFAYSILAVFVTGLMVGRTPEFLGRKIEKREVVLASFLILLVHPIAILIPGGIALAFPDQLAGISNPGFHGFSQVIYEYASAAANNGSGFEGLGDSQPSPLAIATGTKTTVTALWWNLSTCFSLLAGRYIPILGLLLLADSMSRKQAVPYTTGTLRTDTGLFTGVTAGVILILGALTFFPVLALGPIAEAFFIAKGIG; encoded by the coding sequence ATGCTAGAAGGATTGATTCAAATTGCATTAACGCTACTAATTATAGTAGCAATTACTCCATTTTTTGGGCGCTATATGGCGCGTGTATACCTAGAGCAAAGTACTTTTCTCGACCCAATCTTGAATCCGATTGAGCGAGTGCTTTATGCTTTAGTCGGTGTTAAATCCAAAGAAAACATGACGGGCTGGCAGTATGGGCGGGCAATCCTGTATAGCAACGTAGCAATGGGGTTGCTGATTTTCTTTATCATCATGAGTCAAGGATGGTTGCCCCTCAATCCCACGGGGATAAAAGCCCCAACTTGGGATACAGCACTGCATACTACAATTTCCTTTATTACTAATACCAACCAGCAGCATTATTCTGGTGAAACCTACATGAGCTATGCCAGCCAAATGTGGGGACTGGGTTATCATATGTTCACCTCTGCTGGCACTGGTTTGGCGGTAGGAATTGCTTTTATTCGAGGATTAACTGGTAGATCGTTAGGCAACTTTTATGTAGACCTAATTCGCTCGATTACGCGAATTTTGCTGCCTATTTGTATTGTGGGTGGGATTGTGTTGATAGCTGCTGGCGTTCCCGAAACTCTGGCGGGTGTCGCTGTATTCCCGACCTTGGAAGATCCGAATATTAGTCAGGCGATCGCACGTGGCCCTGTTGCCCATTTTGAAATTATCAAGCAATTAGGGGAAAACGGCGGCGGCTTTTTCGCCATCAACTCAGCACACCCCTTTGAAAATCCCAGCGCATTTACGAATTTAATTCAGATCGTGGCAATGCTTTCAATTCCCACGTCCCTAATCTATACATACGGTTTGTTTGCCAATAACACCAAACAAGCGTTGTTACTCTACGGCATGATCGGGGTAATTTTTCTAGGATTTCTGATTGTTACTGCCATTGGTGAATACGACGGCAATCCGTCTGTAAATACGCTTTTGGGCAGTCAGCAACCGAATCTAGAGGGGAAAGAAGTCCGGTTTGGTTGGGCAGAATCGGCATTATTTGCGGTAAGTACAACCGGCACTATGTGCGGCGCAGTTAATAGTTTACACGACTCCTTTATGCCCGCCGGCGGTTTTATTTTTCTTTCTAATATGTTCCTGCAAATTATATGGGGTGGACAAGGTACAGGAACAGCTTACTTGTTTGCCTATAGCATTTTGGCGGTATTTGTAACAGGTTTGATGGTGGGACGCACGCCAGAATTTTTGGGACGCAAGATTGAAAAGCGGGAAGTCGTACTTGCTAGCTTCCTGATTTTGCTAGTTCACCCGATCGCTATTTTGATTCCAGGGGGAATCGCCTTAGCTTTTCCTGACCAATTAGCAGGGATTAGCAATCCTGGCTTCCACGGCTTTTCTCAGGTGATTTACGAATATGCCTCAGCTGCTGCTAACAACGGTTCTGGGTTTGAAGGTTTAGGAGATTCACAACCTTCTCCGTTAGCGATCGCTACAGGTACAAAAACAACTGTAACCGCTCTGTGGTGGAACTTGAGTACCTGCTTTAGTTTACTAGCTGGACGCTATATCCCAATTTTAGGTTTGCTGTTATTAGCAGATAGTATGTCTCGCAAGCAAGCTGTTCCCTACACCACTGGTACATTGCGAACCGACACCGGACTATTTACAGGCGTTACCGCAGGCGTGATTTTAATTTTGGGCGCACTTACATTCTTCCCAGTACTGGCATTGGGGCCCATCGCTGAAGCCTTTTTTATCGCCAAAGGTATTGGGTAG
- a CDS encoding DUF3177 family protein, with translation MDYDIWFRPFVWIDYRLAVLFLVIIPLILLIWAFVQKAEGIQRLLTIYWKVSSLVAITIYLMIAQYPVSFISGLMAQILIPISLWFWVDINDEIEYQTSGVLKFIFTSWRWATTVYCILGTLAFIPFLGCAFSANVMKTAYCRVWFEVPLLFKEYFHANSKAEFLGFLGITTLVIYVVYLSYFVLIKLGKQGRSASPQ, from the coding sequence ATGGACTATGATATTTGGTTTCGCCCTTTCGTCTGGATTGATTACCGACTGGCAGTATTATTCTTGGTAATTATTCCGCTAATTCTTTTAATTTGGGCATTTGTGCAAAAAGCAGAAGGTATACAACGCTTGTTGACTATATACTGGAAAGTATCAAGCCTAGTGGCAATCACGATTTACTTAATGATTGCCCAGTATCCAGTTAGCTTTATCTCTGGATTGATGGCTCAGATTTTAATCCCAATTTCGCTGTGGTTCTGGGTAGATATCAACGATGAAATTGAGTATCAAACCAGTGGCGTTTTGAAATTTATTTTTACCTCTTGGCGGTGGGCTACAACTGTTTATTGTATTTTGGGTACACTAGCCTTTATCCCATTTTTGGGTTGTGCTTTTTCTGCCAATGTGATGAAGACTGCCTATTGTCGCGTCTGGTTCGAGGTTCCATTGTTATTTAAAGAATATTTTCATGCTAATAGCAAAGCTGAGTTTTTAGGTTTTCTTGGCATAACTACTTTAGTAATTTATGTGGTTTACTTAAGCTATTTTGTTCTAATTAAGCTGGGCAAGCAGGGACGTTCAGCCTCACCACAGTAA
- the kdpB gene encoding potassium-transporting ATPase subunit KdpB, whose amino-acid sequence MPITTDSPSPRIPSGTRDSRKHTPKTDMRGLYQRAIRESFVKLDPRITVKNPVMFVVWVGTIVTFLVTLNPNLFGTIQADINQQRLLNGLITFILFFTLIFANFAEAVAEGRGKAQADSLRSTRSDTIANKILPDGSVQQVNSTELRRGDLVKVVANNMIPADGDVIKGIGSVDESAITGESAPVLKQPGTDIASSVTGGTRLLSDELTIRISADPGQGFIDRMISLVEGAQRTKTPNEIALTVLLAVLTQVFLIVVATMPPFVSYIANFITTAFAPEAGNSLRTGGSVAILISLLVALIPTTIGGLLSAIGIAGMDRVAQFNVIATSGRAVEACGDINTLVLDKTGTITLGNRMADEFIPLDNHSLEDVARVSLAASLFDETPEGKSIVVLAEKSQVAVDFNLDKAEGVEFSAKTRMSGTNLPNGKQIRKGAVDAIKGFVRSRGGNVPDDIDAAYERVSRLGGTPLAVCQDDKIYGVIYLKDIVKPGLRERFDQLRRMGVRTVMLTGDNRITASVIAKEAGVDDFIAEATPEDKIEVIRSEQSQGKLVAMTGDGTNDAPALAQANVGVAMNSGTQAAKEAANMVDLDSDPTKLIDLVTIGKQLLITRGALTTFSIANDIAKYFAIIPTIFAAAGIGALNIMGLKSAQSAIVSALIYNALIIPALIPLALKGVKFLPLTADQLLRRNIFIYGLGGIVAPFIAIKLIDIILPLS is encoded by the coding sequence ATGCCAATCACTACTGATTCTCCTTCGCCCCGTATTCCATCTGGAACTCGTGACTCGCGCAAGCACACCCCCAAGACAGATATGCGGGGACTTTATCAAAGAGCAATTCGTGAGTCATTTGTCAAGCTCGATCCTCGAATTACTGTTAAAAATCCAGTTATGTTTGTTGTTTGGGTGGGGACAATTGTCACCTTTTTAGTAACCCTTAACCCAAATCTCTTTGGCACAATCCAGGCAGATATCAACCAACAGCGCTTGTTAAATGGGTTGATTACCTTCATTCTCTTTTTCACCCTCATTTTTGCTAACTTTGCCGAAGCCGTAGCTGAAGGGCGTGGTAAAGCACAGGCTGATTCACTGCGATCGACGCGATCGGATACGATCGCTAACAAAATCCTCCCAGATGGTTCTGTACAACAAGTAAATTCTACGGAACTGCGACGGGGCGATTTGGTAAAAGTAGTTGCAAATAATATGATTCCCGCCGACGGGGATGTAATTAAAGGTATCGGTTCGGTAGATGAGTCGGCAATCACTGGGGAATCTGCGCCAGTACTGAAACAACCAGGTACAGATATTGCCAGTTCAGTCACAGGAGGTACACGCCTACTCTCAGATGAGTTGACAATTCGGATTAGTGCCGATCCTGGTCAAGGCTTTATCGATCGCATGATTTCCTTGGTAGAAGGCGCACAACGCACCAAGACTCCCAATGAGATTGCTTTGACGGTATTGTTGGCAGTGCTAACTCAGGTGTTCTTGATTGTAGTGGCAACTATGCCGCCATTTGTTAGCTACATCGCCAACTTTATCACCACAGCCTTTGCCCCGGAAGCGGGAAACAGTTTACGTACTGGTGGTAGCGTTGCCATTCTCATCTCCTTACTGGTAGCTTTGATTCCCACAACTATCGGTGGTTTGCTCAGTGCAATTGGCATTGCAGGGATGGATAGGGTTGCACAGTTTAACGTCATTGCTACCTCTGGTCGGGCAGTAGAAGCCTGCGGCGACATCAATACCTTGGTGCTAGATAAGACAGGTACAATCACCTTGGGGAACCGGATGGCTGATGAGTTTATTCCTCTGGATAATCACTCATTAGAAGATGTAGCGCGAGTTTCCTTAGCTGCTAGCTTGTTTGACGAAACACCAGAAGGCAAGTCAATTGTAGTTTTAGCTGAAAAGTCTCAGGTTGCGGTCGATTTTAATCTCGACAAAGCCGAAGGTGTGGAATTTTCAGCCAAAACCCGGATGAGTGGCACAAATCTACCCAATGGTAAACAAATCCGCAAAGGTGCGGTAGATGCCATTAAGGGATTTGTCCGTTCTCGTGGTGGTAACGTTCCTGATGATATAGATGCAGCTTATGAGCGAGTTTCCCGGTTAGGCGGTACACCCTTAGCTGTTTGCCAAGATGACAAAATTTATGGTGTCATCTACCTCAAAGATATTGTCAAACCTGGTCTGCGGGAAAGATTTGACCAACTGCGTCGCATGGGTGTTCGCACCGTCATGCTCACAGGTGACAACCGCATTACTGCTTCGGTAATTGCTAAAGAAGCTGGGGTGGATGATTTCATTGCCGAAGCGACTCCAGAAGACAAAATTGAGGTGATTCGCTCCGAACAATCTCAGGGTAAACTGGTGGCAATGACCGGGGATGGTACTAACGATGCACCTGCTTTGGCTCAAGCAAACGTGGGTGTGGCAATGAACTCTGGGACACAAGCTGCCAAAGAAGCTGCTAACATGGTGGACTTGGACTCTGACCCTACGAAGTTAATTGACTTAGTAACCATAGGTAAACAGTTGCTAATTACCCGTGGAGCCTTGACAACATTCTCCATCGCTAACGATATTGCCAAGTATTTTGCGATCATTCCGACTATTTTTGCGGCTGCTGGAATTGGCGCACTGAATATTATGGGATTAAAAAGCGCCCAATCTGCGATCGTCTCGGCGTTGATTTACAATGCCTTGATTATTCCGGCACTGATTCCGTTAGCACTCAAAGGGGTGAAATTCTTACCTTTAACGGCAGATCAACTCCTACGCCGCAACATCTTCATCTATGGACTTGGTGGCATTGTTGCTCCCTTTATTGCTATCAAACTGATAGATATTATCTTACCTTTGTCTTAA
- a CDS encoding FIST N-terminal domain-containing protein, whose amino-acid sequence MADQMQWANALSTRHSLEAAVTDVVERAVSSLAAPADLGLVFISSAFASEYSRLLPLLAEKLSVPVLIGCSGGGVIGTTVAGETQELEAEPAISLTLAHLPGVKVQVFHVVAEELPDLDSSPDAWVDLIGVPPSPTPQFILLSSSFASGINDLLQGLDFAYPGSAIVGGQASGGGMGGRVALFCNETDGEECQSLYREGTIGIALTGNIVLETIVAQGCRPIGKPLQVTKADRNIILELDEQVPLVVLRDLIASLSEHERTLAQHSLFVGVAMDEFKLALQQGDFLIRGILGVDPTAGAIAIGDRVRPGQRLQFHLRDAQASAEDLELLLQSYQTRRESEPSAVAALMFACLGRGEGLYGKPNFDSELFRRYLSDIPVGGFFCGGEIGPVGGRTFLHAYTSAFGICRQNQL is encoded by the coding sequence ATGGCAGACCAAATGCAGTGGGCAAACGCCCTATCAACCCGTCATTCTCTAGAAGCCGCCGTTACAGATGTGGTGGAACGAGCTGTCTCATCGTTAGCAGCACCTGCGGATCTAGGACTGGTATTCATTTCGTCTGCTTTTGCGAGTGAGTATTCCCGATTATTACCTTTGTTAGCTGAAAAACTTTCTGTACCAGTGCTAATTGGCTGTAGTGGTGGCGGGGTGATTGGGACGACAGTTGCCGGAGAAACCCAAGAATTGGAAGCTGAACCAGCTATTAGCTTGACTTTAGCACATCTTCCAGGGGTGAAGGTTCAAGTTTTTCATGTTGTCGCTGAAGAATTACCTGATTTAGATAGTTCTCCAGATGCTTGGGTTGATTTGATTGGTGTACCGCCATCACCGACACCCCAGTTCATATTGCTGTCTAGTTCTTTCGCCTCTGGAATTAACGATTTGTTGCAGGGGTTGGATTTTGCTTATCCAGGATCGGCGATTGTGGGAGGACAGGCTAGTGGTGGAGGCATGGGTGGCCGTGTTGCCCTATTTTGTAATGAGACTGATGGCGAGGAATGCCAAAGCCTTTATCGTGAGGGCACTATTGGTATAGCTTTGACTGGCAATATTGTTTTGGAAACGATTGTCGCTCAAGGATGCCGACCGATTGGCAAACCATTGCAAGTTACAAAAGCCGATCGCAATATCATCTTAGAGTTAGATGAGCAAGTGCCGCTAGTGGTATTGCGAGATTTGATTGCTAGTCTTAGCGAACACGAACGAACTTTAGCACAGCACTCTTTGTTTGTTGGTGTGGCGATGGATGAGTTTAAGCTGGCTTTGCAACAGGGAGACTTTCTAATTCGTGGTATTCTTGGGGTCGATCCAACAGCTGGAGCGATCGCAATTGGCGATCGCGTCCGTCCTGGTCAAAGGCTACAATTCCACCTGCGCGATGCCCAAGCCTCAGCTGAAGACTTAGAATTACTCCTCCAAAGTTATCAAACCCGACGAGAATCTGAACCCTCTGCCGTCGCTGCCTTAATGTTTGCCTGTCTAGGGCGAGGTGAAGGGCTATATGGTAAACCAAATTTCGATTCTGAACTATTTCGCCGTTACCTCAGCGATATTCCTGTAGGCGGCTTTTTCTGTGGTGGTGAAATCGGTCCTGTAGGTGGCAGAACCTTCTTACACGCCTACACTTCTGCATTTGGAATTTGTCGCCAGAATCAGTTATAA
- a CDS encoding tetratricopeptide repeat protein, producing MAETQASEFKSEYLELLPEIFQAILSSQGDPQIIYPFLQKNLKKIDDGLVEELKVWTNGILPKLTTQEAQSLAVAVLIFSNLIQQFPLGNRASNLEIAIAGYQTAAKILTRHSFQEEWALIQNSLGNAYLERITGERLKNLELAIQYYQSALEVTPLEKSPEKWADIQVNLGNAYIDRIAGDRAENIEHAITEYMSALQIYTVNEYPVAWAGIQNNLGTAYRQRISGMHQDNLEQAVASFQNTLRIYTREAFPLQWATTIANLGNVYSQRVQGDRAENLEQAIASYQLALQVYTREAFPESWARTQSNLAAAYAERLRGDRAENLEQAIASYQLALQVYTREAFPESWARTQSNLAAAYAERLRGDRAENLEQAIASYQLALQVYTREAFPESWARTQSNLAAAYAERLRGDRAENLEQAIASYQLALQVYTREAFPESWARTQSNLAAAYAERLRGDRAENLEQAIASYQLALQVYTREAFPESWARTQSNLAAAYAERVQGDRAENLEQAIASYQLALQVYTREAFPESWARTQSNLAAAYAERLRGDRAENLEQAIASYQLALQVYTREAFPESWAMVQNNLAATKGL from the coding sequence ATGGCAGAAACTCAAGCTTCAGAATTTAAAAGCGAATACCTAGAACTGCTTCCAGAAATTTTTCAAGCCATTCTGTCCAGTCAGGGTGATCCTCAGATCATTTATCCTTTTCTCCAGAAAAATCTGAAAAAAATAGATGATGGGTTGGTTGAAGAATTAAAAGTTTGGACAAATGGTATTCTCCCAAAACTCACTACACAAGAAGCTCAAAGTTTAGCTGTAGCTGTCCTTATATTTAGCAATTTGATTCAACAATTTCCTTTGGGAAATCGAGCTAGCAATCTGGAAATTGCTATAGCAGGCTATCAGACTGCTGCTAAAATCCTGACTCGCCATAGTTTTCAAGAGGAATGGGCTTTAATACAAAACAGCTTGGGTAACGCCTATCTAGAAAGAATTACAGGAGAGAGGCTTAAGAATTTAGAGCTTGCCATTCAATACTACCAATCAGCTTTGGAAGTAACTCCTCTTGAAAAAAGTCCTGAAAAGTGGGCTGACATTCAAGTTAATCTTGGAAACGCCTATATCGATAGAATCGCAGGGGATAGAGCGGAAAACATTGAACATGCAATTACTGAATATATGTCAGCTTTGCAAATTTATACTGTCAATGAGTATCCAGTTGCATGGGCTGGCATTCAGAATAATTTGGGTACTGCATATCGTCAACGAATCTCTGGAATGCACCAAGATAACTTGGAACAAGCAGTTGCGAGTTTTCAGAACACTCTGAGGATCTATACTCGTGAAGCATTCCCATTGCAATGGGCAACTACCATAGCAAATCTAGGGAATGTCTACAGCCAGAGAGTTCAAGGAGATCGAGCAGAGAATCTTGAACAGGCAATTGCATCTTATCAATTAGCATTGCAGGTTTATACTCGTGAAGCATTCCCAGAAAGCTGGGCTAGAACTCAGAGTAATCTTGCTGCTGCTTATGCCGAACGTCTTCGAGGAGATCGAGCAGAGAATCTTGAACAGGCAATTGCATCTTATCAATTAGCATTGCAGGTTTATACTCGTGAAGCATTCCCAGAAAGCTGGGCTAGAACTCAGAGTAATCTTGCTGCTGCTTATGCCGAACGTCTTCGAGGAGATCGAGCAGAGAATCTTGAACAGGCAATTGCATCTTATCAATTAGCATTGCAGGTTTATACTCGTGAAGCATTCCCAGAAAGCTGGGCTAGAACTCAGAGTAATCTTGCTGCTGCTTATGCCGAACGTCTTCGAGGAGATCGAGCAGAGAATCTTGAACAGGCAATTGCATCTTATCAATTAGCATTGCAGGTTTATACTCGTGAAGCATTCCCAGAAAGCTGGGCTAGAACTCAGAGTAATCTTGCTGCTGCTTATGCCGAACGTCTTCGAGGAGATCGAGCAGAGAATCTTGAACAGGCAATTGCATCTTATCAATTAGCATTGCAGGTTTATACTCGTGAAGCATTCCCAGAAAGCTGGGCTAGAACTCAGAGTAATCTTGCTGCTGCTTATGCCGAACGTGTTCAAGGAGATCGAGCAGAGAATCTTGAACAGGCAATTGCATCTTATCAATTAGCATTGCAGGTTTATACTCGTGAAGCATTCCCAGAAAGCTGGGCTAGAACTCAGAGTAATCTTGCTGCTGCTTATGCCGAACGTCTTCGAGGAGATCGAGCAGAGAATCTTGAACAGGCAATTGCATCTTATCAATTAGCATTGCAGGTTTATACTCGTGAAGCATTCCCAGAAAGCTGGGCTATGGTTCAAAACAACCTTGCTGCAACCAAGGGGCTATAG
- a CDS encoding Calvin cycle protein CP12: MTNIQETATSDIQEKIQEEVEQARTVCDINGSGSPECAAAWDAVEELQAEASHKRQSKPKNSLEQYCDDNPDAIECRVYDD; the protein is encoded by the coding sequence ATGACCAACATCCAAGAAACAGCAACAAGCGACATCCAAGAGAAAATTCAAGAAGAAGTAGAACAAGCGCGTACTGTCTGTGACATTAACGGTAGCGGTTCACCAGAGTGTGCTGCTGCTTGGGATGCAGTAGAAGAATTGCAAGCTGAAGCTTCCCACAAGCGCCAAAGCAAGCCCAAAAATTCTCTAGAACAGTATTGTGATGACAACCCAGATGCAATTGAATGCCGGGTTTATGACGACTAG
- a CDS encoding potassium-transporting ATPase subunit F produces MKPVHIRRTILASQVVEEITDIWCQWRRQKLPLYLFLAMCFNLVVAPLVYAATGEQLSRSQSWGLGLLGLVTLGLSIYLFFVMFVPEKF; encoded by the coding sequence ATGAAACCTGTTCATATCCGTCGCACTATCCTTGCATCGCAAGTAGTTGAAGAAATAACTGATATCTGGTGTCAATGGCGTAGACAAAAACTGCCACTGTATTTGTTCCTGGCGATGTGTTTCAACCTAGTGGTTGCACCTCTAGTCTATGCAGCTACTGGCGAACAACTTTCCCGCAGTCAATCTTGGGGATTGGGACTGTTAGGACTGGTGACGCTAGGGCTTTCTATCTATTTATTTTTTGTTATGTTTGTACCGGAGAAATTCTAA